In Glandiceps talaboti chromosome 6, keGlaTala1.1, whole genome shotgun sequence, one DNA window encodes the following:
- the LOC144436250 gene encoding uncharacterized protein LOC144436250, giving the protein MPPTVHQIKEQLLKAIDKDANVVDMAGVVEVISVLERFAVTKEALEETRLGKLVNDIRKNTKNEDLSKRCRKLLKLWQKLCIPQPPNANRLPRSGSGTSLNGSNTAPSSTKTSQLEGNKIPDVRPSTSQTLGKTNIANRKKRRAEELGADSPGSRPPEKKKFSAATDLVSDSDLVNGLPNDAKTVTSAVSAKRIKTKANTPTGSLSSSSHLSPKRTSSPRPHVKFKASTPTLRRTESSSKFHKSDSAPDLKSKAYTSSSSKREQFSGSSHSSSSTSGSKDIKQSGSESSSHKSATETSLEPRSESKDDSIHIHSELSSEQNKEAESTSQSSDILSKCDDTTEEVAKEPSSPPLPPPPRKEITEDDVKKLHNENWEGVNGCYDNQGEWQDWSNSLVVNTNEDNVLHILPYVILD; this is encoded by the exons ATGCCACCAACTGTACATCAGATCAAGGAGCAGCTGCTGAAAGCAATAGATAAGGATGCAAAT GTGGTTGATATGGCTGGAGTGGTGGAGGTCATCTCCGTATTAGAAAGATTTGCAGTAACCAAAGAGGCCTTAGAG GAAACACGGTTAGGAAAACTGGTAAACGACATTCGAAAGAATACTAAGAATGAAGATTTATCCAAACGATGCCGAAAGCTTTTGAAACTTTGGCAAAAATTATGCATTCCACAACCACCTAATGCAAATAGACTGCCACGAAGTGGAAGCGGTACTTCATTGAATGGCAGTAATACTGCACCTTCAAGTACAAAGACTTCTCAACTAGAAGGCAATAAAATACCTGATGTCAGACCTTCTACAAGTCAGACATTAGGCAAAACAAATATAGCTAACAGGAAAAAACGGCGAGCCGAGGAACTTGGGGCAGATTCGCCAGGATCTAGACCTccagaaaaaaagaaattttcaGCTGCTACAGATCTTGTTTCAGACAGTGACCTTGTGAATGGACTTCCAAATGATGCAAAAACTGTCACTTCTGCGGTCTCTGCAAAACGTATCAAAACCAAAGCCAATACACCAACAGGTAGTTTATCAAGTTCAAGTCACTTATCACCTAAACGCACCTCATCACCTAGACCACATGTCAAGTTCAAAGCCAGTACACCAACATTACGAAGGACTGAAAGCTCTTCGAAATTTCACAAATCTGATTCTGCTCCAGATTTAAAATCAAAAGCATACACAAGCTCCTCTTCAAAAAGAGAACAATTTTCAGGCAGTAGTCATAGTAGTTCTAGTACTTCTGGCTCTAAAGACATCAAACAAAGTGGTAGTGAGTCATCATCGCATAAGAGTGCCACTGAAACTAGTCTTGAACCTAGAAGTGAGTCCAAAGACGACTCCATTCATATACATTCTGAACTTAGCTCTGAGCAAAACAAGGAAGCCGAAAGTACAAGTCAAAGTAgtgatattttgtcaaaatgtgacGATACCACAGAAGAGGTTGCAAAAGAGCCATCGTcgccaccgctgccaccaccaccacggaAGGAAATCACTGAGGATGATGTGAAAAAGTTACATAATGAAAATTGGGAAGGGGTCaatggttgctatgacaaccaGGGAGAATGGCAAGACTGGAGTAACAGTCTTGTTGTGAATACAAACGAAGACAATGTTTTACACATACTGCCTTATGTTATATTGGATTGA
- the LOC144436947 gene encoding beta-1,3-glucan-binding protein-like, with the protein MERTTAVLLLLTLPSVVVSYTITAPSISTLDTKGLRFAYPDESGISLVAYHYNINKPLSGVAAGEYNVDVTSPTNGAWVHENYAVSLKTGDTVYYWVLVIYNGIGYQMTEQQWTVPSEVLTTVKVVTEPPKQATTKAYMPPDTSYTTPSGNDDNTNPDSPITSAPGSGTDPVTVIGSCDSYPCPSGCDMTKQPCNGLIFEDTFDTFDFTKWDHEITAGGGGNWEFEFYHNNRSNSYVRDGILYIKPTLTADHYGDSFLTSGRLDLWGSSPADLCTGNKDWGCERSGSWSNILNPIQSARLRTVNAFSFKHGRVEIEAKMPTGDWIWPAIWLLPKYNAYGGWPASGEIDLVEARGNKQLYDSNGNSVGIDQMGSTMHWGPYYPHNGWERTHATRFYLDDKEILHVDPGNGGFWEYGDFDIDVPHADNPWQQGSKLAPFDQEFYLIMNVAVGGTNYFSDAYTNYPYSKPWHNTSPTAASDFWNAKDQWYPTWNPDLNNGEDAAMQVNYVRVWATSK; encoded by the exons ATGGAGCGTACAACAGCCGTACTGTTATTGCTAACCTTGCCAAGTGTAGTGGTTTCCTACACGATAACAGCGCCATCAATATCTACACTGGATACAAAGGGGTTGCGATTTGCTTATCCAG ATGAATCCGGTATAAGCCTAGTTGCTTATCATTACAACATCAACAAACCACTTTCTGGTGTAGCAGCTGGAGAATACAACGTTGACGTCACTTCCCCAACGA atgGTGCGTGGGTTCACGAAAACTATGCGGTATCACTGAAAACTGGTGACACTGTCTATTACTGGGTTTTAGTCATTTACAATGGAATTGGTTATCAAATGACAGAACAACAATGGACTGTCCCAAGCGAAG TTTTAACAACAGTGAAGGTAGTAACTGAGCCTCCCAAACAGGCGACAACAAAGGCTTATATGCCACCAGACACAAGCTATACTACCCCAAGTGGTAACGATGACAACACTAACCCTGATTCACCCATTACGTCAGCACCAGGAAGTGGAACAGATCCAGTAACTGTAATCG GTTCTTGTGACAGTTATCCATGTCCGTCTGGCTGTGATATGACAAAACAACCCTGCAACGGACTTATTTTTGAGGACACTTTTGATACTTTTGATTTTACAAAGTGGGATCACGAAATAACAGCAGGTGGTGGGGGA AATTGGGAATTCGAGTTCTACCACAATAATCGTAGTAACAGTTACGTGCGTGACGGCATCCTGTATATCAAACCG ACTCTGACAGCAGACCATTATGGAGACAGTTTCTTGACCAGTGGGCGATTGGATTTATGGG GTAGTAGCCCAGCCGACCTGTGTACCGGTAACAAAGACTGGGGATGTGAACGTTCAGGATCATGGTCTAATATCCTAAACCCAATCCAATCTGCAAGACTCCGAACTGTGAATGCTTTCAGCTTCAAACACGGTAGAGTTGAGATCGAAGCTAAAATGCCAACTGGAGACTGGATTTGGCCCG CAATCTGGCTACTACCAAAGTACAACGCATATGGTGGTTGGCCAGCTTCTGGTGAGATTGACCTGGTTGAAGCACGAG GAAATAAACAACTGTATGACAGCAATGGTAATTCTGTTGGCATTGATCAGATGGGATCAACAATGCATTGGGGTCCATACTATCCTCACAATGGATGGGAAAGAACACATGCAACAAG ATTTTATTTAGAtgataaagaaatattacatgtgGATCCAGGTAATGGTGGATTCTGGGAATATGGTGATTTTGATATCGATGTTCCACATGCTGATAACCCATGGCAACAAGGAAGTAAACTTGCACCCTTTGACCAAGAG TTCTATCTGATTATGAATGTGGCCGTTGGTGGCACCAATTATTTCAGTGACGCTTACACCAACTACCCATACTCTAAGCCATGGCATAACACTTCACCAACTGCCGCCTCAGACTTCTGGAATGCCAAGGATCAATGGTATCCTACGTGGAACCCTGACCTAAATAATGGAGAAGACGCGGCAATGCAAGTGAACTACGTCCGTGTATGGGCAACGTCCAAATAG
- the LOC144436946 gene encoding beta-1,3-glucan-binding protein-like, whose protein sequence is MRQFIILSCLVAATLAQNLIFEDTFDKLNLDNWQHELTAGGGGNWEFQFYTNNRSNSYTRDGLLYIKPTLTEEAFGEGFVTSGVLDLWGASPADLCTGHAWWGCERVGTPTNIINPIQSARLRSVYSMSTKYGRIEVRAKMPSGDWIWPAIWMLPTRNPYGGWPASGEIDLVECRGNENLKDPFGNSVGTDQMGSTMHWGPYWPHNGWEKTHTTRYASTGTFASDFHVYALEWTPTDMRFFLDGEEILVVDPGAGGFWEYGDFHTDLPFADNPWKEGDKLAPFDEEFYIIMNVAIGGTTGFFGDALDNGEICPKPWTNVSPIAPKEFWDAKDCWYPTWNGEDSALQVDYVRVWDNSAAQ, encoded by the exons ATGCGTCAGTTTATAATTCTCTCCTGCCTAGTCGCTGCCACGTTGGCACAAA ATCTTATTTTTGAAGACACTTTTGACAAATTGAATCTTGATAATTGGCAACATGAATTAACTGCTGGAGGTGGTGGG AACTGGGAGTTCCAATTTTATACTAACAATCGTTCAAACAGTTACACTCGTGATGGACTCCTGTACATCAAACCG ACATTGACAGAAGAAGCGTTTGGGGAAGGTTTTGTGACATCTGGTGTCTTAGATTTATGGG GTGCATCACCAGCCGATTTATGTACTGGCCATGCCTGGTGGGGTTGTGAAAGAGTCGGTACTCCAACAAACATCATCAACCCAATCCAATCAGCTAGACTTCGATCTGTATATAGTATGAGTACAAAGTATGGCAGAATTGAAGTACGAGCTAAAATGCCCAGTGGTGATTGGATATGGCCTG CTATTTGGATGTTGCCCACACGTAATCCTTACGGAGGTTGGCCAGCATCAGGGGAAATTGACCTTGTGGAATGTCGTGGTAACGAAAATCTAAAAGATCCTTTTGGAAACTCAGTAGGTACTGATCAAATGGGAAGTACAATGCACTGGGGACCATACTGGCCACATAATGGATGGGAGAAAACACACACTACTAG GTACGCATCAACAGGAACATTTGCATCTGATTTCCACGTGTATGCCCTTGAATGGACACCTACAGATATGAG GTTTTTCCTTGATGGCGAAGAGATATTAGTTGTAGATCCTGGTGCAGGTGGATTTTGGGAGTATGGAGATTTCCATACTGACCTTCCATTTGCTGATAACCCATGGAAGGAAGGGGACAAATTGGCACCCTTTGATGAGGAG TTTTACATCATCATGAATGTTGCTATTGGTGGAACTACAGGATTTTTTGGCGACGCTCTCGATAATGGAGAAATTTGTCCTAAACCATGGACTAACGTATCCCCGATTGCACCTAAAGAATTCTGGGATGCTAAAGATTGTTGGTATCCTACGTGGAATGGCGAGGACTCTGCCCTCCAGGTGGACTATGTACGTGTGTGGGATAATTCTGCCGCTCAATAA